From Solanum lycopersicum chromosome 8, SLM_r2.1, the proteins below share one genomic window:
- the LOC101250615 gene encoding uncharacterized protein yields MGHNREETIVGTKKLAIDNGLQRTISDISFELSKEVAALVVCDRDDDDDIEKNVLPPISEVEDAKCECCGMSEECTLEYVKRVKEKYSGKLICGLCSEAVKEEMEKNGGKKLEEALNEHMNACSKFNRLGRAYPLLYQAEAMRQILKKSRAKSLSPRDNTQKKGGIARSSSCIPAIIKDINNLKIVD; encoded by the coding sequence ATGGGACATAATAGAGAAGAAACTATTGTTGGGACTAAAAAACTTGCCATAGACAATGGTCTCCAAAGAACAATATCTGATATCTCATTTGAACTTAGCAAAGAAGTAGCAGCATTAGTAGTATGTGATcgcgatgacgatgatgatatTGAGAAGAATGTGCTTCCACCTATTTCTGAAGTTGAAGATgcaaagtgtgagtgttgtgGTATGTCTGAAGAATGTACACTTGAATATGTTAAGAGAGTTAAGGAGAAATATTCAGGGAAGTTGATTTGTGGTTTGTGTTCTGAGGCTGTGAAGGAAGAGATGGAGAAGAATGGAGGTAAGAAGTTAGAAGAAGCTTTAAATGAGCATATGAATGCATGTTCTAAGTTTAATAGACTTGGTAGGGCATATCCTTTGCTTTATCAAGCTGAGGCTATGAGACAAATATTGAAAAAGAGTAGGGCTAAGTCTCTTAGTCCTAGAGATAATACTCAAAAGAAAGGTGGGATTGCTAGGAGTTCAAGTTGTATTCCTGCAATTATAAAAGATATTAATAATCTTAAAATTGTTGATTGA